Proteins from a single region of Rhizobium leguminosarum bv. trifolii WSM1325:
- a CDS encoding oligopeptide/dipeptide ABC transporter, ATPase subunit (KEGG: bce:BC1182 oligopeptide transport ATP-binding protein OppD~TIGRFAM: oligopeptide/dipeptide ABC transporter, ATPase subunit~PFAM: ABC transporter related; Oligopeptide/dipeptide ABC transporter domain protein~SMART: AAA ATPase), translating to MALLEVKDLQVSFDTAAGRILALNGVSFSLERGEVLALLGESGSGKSVTASAIMDLVPNPPGEINQGSICFDGVELLQLSRNERRDLCGDRIALIFQDALAALNPVYSVGWQIAEMFHIHGRTPEGGVEKAVIDLLTAIGIPDPESRARQYPHEFSGGMRQRIMIAMAVALEPDVIIADEPTTALDVTIQAQVVDLLETIRKRSDAGMIFITHDLGVVAELADRVAVMYAGRVVETASVFELFEDARHPYSVGLLASQPRMDTDEDELVPIPGSAPNPVALPSGCAFRTRCPRAQGLCAEVVPSLETVGPGRQAACHFPVSPV from the coding sequence ATGGCTCTTCTCGAAGTCAAGGACTTGCAGGTCAGTTTCGATACGGCAGCCGGCCGCATCCTGGCGCTCAACGGCGTCTCCTTCTCGCTCGAGCGTGGAGAGGTTCTGGCGCTGCTCGGCGAAAGCGGCTCCGGCAAGTCGGTGACCGCATCGGCCATCATGGATCTCGTTCCCAACCCGCCGGGCGAAATCAATCAAGGATCGATCTGCTTCGACGGTGTCGAGCTGTTGCAGCTCTCGCGAAACGAGCGGCGCGATCTCTGCGGCGATCGGATCGCCCTGATCTTTCAGGATGCGCTCGCGGCGCTCAACCCGGTCTATTCCGTGGGTTGGCAGATCGCCGAAATGTTCCACATCCACGGCCGTACTCCGGAAGGTGGTGTCGAAAAAGCCGTGATCGACCTTTTGACGGCCATCGGCATTCCCGACCCTGAAAGCCGCGCCAGACAATATCCGCATGAGTTTTCGGGCGGCATGCGCCAACGCATCATGATCGCCATGGCCGTGGCACTGGAACCGGATGTCATCATCGCAGACGAGCCGACGACGGCGCTCGACGTGACGATCCAGGCGCAGGTGGTTGATCTTCTGGAGACTATCCGCAAACGCAGCGATGCCGGCATGATCTTCATTACCCATGATCTCGGCGTCGTCGCCGAACTCGCCGATCGCGTTGCCGTCATGTATGCCGGCCGCGTCGTCGAAACCGCAAGCGTCTTCGAATTGTTCGAAGATGCCCGCCATCCCTACAGCGTCGGATTGCTTGCCTCGCAGCCGCGCATGGACACGGATGAAGACGAATTGGTGCCGATCCCCGGCTCCGCCCCCAATCCTGTCGCCCTGCCTTCCGGCTGCGCATTCAGAACGCGCTGTCCACGCGCCCAAGGGCTCTGTGCCGAGGTCGTCCCCTCTCTTGAAACCGTAGGGCCGGGCCGCCAGGCCGCCTGCCACTTCCCGGTATCACCAGTATGA
- a CDS encoding binding-protein-dependent transport systems inner membrane component (PFAM: binding-protein-dependent transport systems inner membrane component~KEGG: smd:Smed_3987 binding-protein-dependent transport systems inner membrane component) gives MTSTSADVLPARERRSRRILWFMRALAGDPMAVAATIWLLIVVLAILADASSLLGENRISLKARNLPPFDFGQSWTLWLGADALGRPLLVRLIQAASTTIGIALVTVLTSLIGGTLLGVIAGYFGGIIGNLVMRICDIILGFPTLLVALFGLYLFGPSVGNLIIVLAVTRMPAYIRVARAETLEVRERLFVDAARAFGGGAVWILRNHILPSVAPTMLTLASVNLAMVMLFESGLSYLGLGIQPPAVSWGLMVAQGQGYLSSAWWLGFFPGLAVMLTTMSFNLLANWFRIVNDPSQHWRLVSRRR, from the coding sequence ATGACCAGCACCTCCGCCGACGTCCTCCCTGCCCGCGAGCGCCGAAGCCGCCGCATCTTGTGGTTCATGCGTGCGCTCGCGGGTGACCCTATGGCGGTCGCCGCGACAATCTGGCTGCTGATCGTCGTCCTTGCCATTCTTGCGGATGCATCGTCGCTGCTGGGCGAAAACCGCATTTCGCTAAAGGCGCGCAACCTGCCGCCCTTCGACTTCGGCCAGTCCTGGACGTTGTGGCTGGGCGCCGACGCTCTCGGGCGTCCGCTCCTCGTTCGCCTCATTCAGGCGGCATCGACGACGATCGGCATAGCGCTGGTGACCGTTCTGACGAGCCTGATCGGCGGAACGCTGCTCGGCGTGATCGCCGGTTACTTCGGTGGCATCATCGGCAACCTTGTCATGCGGATCTGCGACATCATTCTGGGTTTCCCGACGCTGCTGGTGGCGCTCTTCGGGCTCTACCTGTTCGGCCCGAGCGTCGGTAACCTCATCATCGTGCTCGCCGTTACCCGCATGCCGGCCTATATCCGCGTCGCAAGAGCTGAAACTCTGGAGGTGCGGGAGAGGCTTTTCGTTGATGCGGCGCGCGCCTTCGGCGGCGGGGCTGTCTGGATATTGCGCAATCACATTCTCCCAAGCGTCGCTCCCACGATGCTGACGCTCGCCTCGGTCAATCTCGCCATGGTCATGCTGTTCGAATCCGGGCTGAGCTATCTCGGCCTCGGCATCCAGCCGCCGGCCGTGAGCTGGGGCCTGATGGTGGCGCAGGGCCAGGGATATCTGTCATCCGCCTGGTGGCTGGGCTTTTTTCCCGGTCTGGCTGTGATGCTCACGACCATGTCCTTCAATCTCCTCGCCAACTGGTTCCGGATCGTCAATGACCCGTCGCAGCACTGGCGACTTGTCAGCCGGAGGCGCTGA
- a CDS encoding oligopeptide/dipeptide ABC transporter, ATPase subunit (KEGG: bav:BAV0997 oligopeptide ABC transporter,ATP-binding protein~TIGRFAM: oligopeptide/dipeptide ABC transporter, ATPase subunit~PFAM: ABC transporter related; Oligopeptide/dipeptide ABC transporter domain protein~SMART: AAA ATPase) — translation MIEPLLKVQNLSRHFGSSSAPVRAVDDVSFEIASGETLGLVGESGCGKTSLVRTLLKLGPATSGSALLDGVDITTASGRRLHELRRKMQVVFQDPYQSLNPRMRVDRLISEPWALHPGVVPKSNWREETVKLLESVGLRAEHAERYPAEFSGGQRQRLGIARALALNPTLLVCDEPVSALDVSVQAQVINLLAGLRRERNLAMLFVAHDLAVVRHVSDRVMVMYLGKIIETGPKQSIFSAAAHPYTQALMSAVPTPDPRRRAQRKRIVLQGDLPSPANPPSGCRFRTRCWKATSICAEQEPALTRRTAAPGLLTACHHADPEIADTAPELDTAWVPSP, via the coding sequence ATGATCGAACCTCTGCTCAAGGTCCAAAACCTCTCCCGGCACTTCGGTAGCTCCTCTGCACCGGTGCGTGCCGTCGACGATGTCAGCTTCGAGATTGCCAGTGGAGAGACGCTCGGCCTCGTCGGCGAAAGCGGTTGCGGCAAAACCTCGCTGGTTCGGACGCTCTTGAAGCTTGGACCGGCAACAAGCGGCAGCGCTTTGCTTGACGGTGTGGACATTACGACAGCCAGTGGCCGGCGGCTGCATGAATTGCGCCGCAAGATGCAGGTCGTTTTCCAGGACCCCTACCAGTCGCTCAATCCCCGCATGCGGGTCGACCGGCTGATTTCCGAACCCTGGGCGTTGCACCCCGGGGTCGTGCCCAAGAGCAACTGGCGTGAAGAGACGGTCAAGCTGCTCGAATCCGTCGGGCTGCGCGCCGAGCATGCGGAGCGTTATCCCGCGGAATTCTCAGGCGGCCAGCGGCAGCGCCTTGGCATTGCCCGCGCTCTCGCGCTCAATCCGACACTTCTTGTCTGCGACGAGCCTGTCTCGGCCCTCGACGTCTCGGTGCAGGCGCAAGTGATCAACCTGCTGGCCGGATTGAGGCGCGAGCGCAATCTGGCGATGCTGTTTGTCGCGCATGATCTCGCCGTCGTGCGGCATGTCTCGGACCGTGTGATGGTCATGTATCTCGGCAAGATCATTGAAACGGGGCCGAAGCAATCGATCTTCAGCGCGGCGGCCCATCCCTACACGCAGGCACTGATGTCGGCGGTCCCGACACCGGATCCGAGGCGTCGTGCGCAGCGCAAGCGTATCGTTCTGCAGGGAGATCTGCCGAGCCCCGCAAATCCGCCCAGCGGATGCCGTTTTCGAACGCGTTGCTGGAAAGCGACGTCGATCTGTGCAGAACAGGAGCCTGCCCTGACCAGGCGAACGGCGGCCCCAGGTCTTCTGACCGCCTGTCATCACGCCGATCCGGAAATCGCCGACACAGCGCCTGAATTGGACACTGCATGGGTCCCCTCGCCTTGA